The Methanoculleus marisnigri JR1 genome window below encodes:
- the folD gene encoding bifunctional methylenetetrahydrofolate dehydrogenase/methenyltetrahydrofolate cyclohydrolase FolD: MILDGKAVSEKRLELLKEEIEESGLYPRLATVIVGEDPASQMYVRMKHRACERVGIGSIGIELPADASTEQVLEAVARLNNDPDINGILVQLPLPGGVDTTRVIDAVAPEKDVDGFHPCSLGRLFSGTPVFAPCTPQGIMTILDEYRIPIRGKRAVVVGRSIDVGRPMAALLLNADATVTICHSKTENLEDEMRRADILVSAIGKAKFVGPEMVKEGATVIDVGINQDEQGKLCGDVDFDAVKDRAGAITPVPGGVGPMTIATLMENTFRAAKLRTCGNNTVR; encoded by the coding sequence ATGATACTCGACGGCAAAGCGGTCTCGGAGAAGAGGCTTGAACTCCTCAAGGAGGAGATAGAAGAGTCCGGGCTCTACCCGCGGCTCGCGACCGTCATCGTAGGCGAAGACCCCGCGTCGCAGATGTACGTCCGCATGAAACACCGGGCGTGCGAGCGCGTCGGGATCGGGTCGATCGGGATCGAGCTCCCGGCGGATGCCTCCACCGAACAGGTGCTCGAAGCGGTCGCGCGCCTCAACAACGACCCGGACATCAACGGCATCCTCGTCCAGCTCCCGCTCCCGGGCGGGGTGGACACCACCCGCGTCATCGACGCGGTCGCACCCGAAAAGGACGTGGACGGGTTCCATCCCTGCAGCCTAGGCAGGCTGTTTTCCGGAACCCCGGTCTTTGCGCCCTGCACTCCGCAGGGGATCATGACGATCCTCGATGAATACAGGATCCCGATCCGCGGCAAGCGGGCGGTCGTCGTCGGCCGGAGCATCGACGTCGGCCGGCCCATGGCCGCCCTGCTCCTGAACGCCGACGCGACCGTCACCATCTGCCACTCGAAGACCGAGAACCTTGAAGACGAGATGCGGAGAGCCGACATCCTGGTCAGCGCGATTGGGAAGGCGAAGTTTGTCGGGCCGGAGATGGTGAAGGAGGGCGCGACGGTCATCGACGTCGGGATCAACCAGGACGAGCAGGGCAAACTCTGCGGCGACGTCGATTTCGACGCGGTGAAAGACCGTGCGGGGGCGATAACCCCGGTTCCCGGAGGCGTCGGCCCCATGACCATCGCGACGCTGATGGAGAACACGTTCAGGGCAGCCAAGTTGAGGACATGCGGCAACAACACTGTACGGTAA
- the folP gene encoding dihydropteroate synthase, with amino-acid sequence MRQQHCTVNRLRIGGDAPVRLMGVINCSPESFYRGSYIPAGKVYDRALAMVAAGADMIDLGARSTAPGSSPITVAEEAARVDAALSELDGTGITLSVDTRHPEVLEVCLRHDVHAVNDISGLAEERYARAVADSGLPVFAMASCREPGDAAGLAATRDALEAVVKRCALLGIEEYVLDPAVGRWVPGRTSEDDWELCRNFTSFLEFGRPVLAAVSRKTFIGDLLGRQPEDRLAGTLAVTTMLVSAGAAVVRSHDVAETADLLRVHATMRQT; translated from the coding sequence ATGCGGCAACAACACTGTACGGTAAACCGTCTCCGGATCGGCGGCGACGCCCCAGTCCGCCTGATGGGCGTCATCAACTGCAGCCCCGAATCGTTCTACCGGGGCTCCTACATCCCGGCCGGAAAAGTATACGATCGCGCCCTCGCCATGGTGGCGGCGGGCGCCGATATGATCGATCTCGGGGCGCGGAGCACGGCCCCGGGCTCTTCTCCAATAACCGTAGCCGAAGAGGCGGCACGGGTGGACGCGGCCCTCTCGGAACTCGACGGGACCGGGATCACCCTCTCGGTGGACACCCGGCACCCGGAGGTGCTCGAGGTCTGCCTCCGCCACGACGTCCATGCGGTGAACGACATCTCCGGGCTTGCCGAAGAGCGCTACGCGCGGGCGGTCGCCGACTCCGGGCTGCCGGTCTTCGCGATGGCGAGTTGCCGGGAGCCCGGCGACGCCGCCGGGCTTGCCGCCACGCGGGATGCCCTCGAAGCAGTCGTGAAGAGGTGCGCGCTTCTCGGGATCGAGGAGTATGTCCTCGATCCCGCCGTCGGGCGATGGGTCCCCGGGCGGACGAGCGAGGACGACTGGGAGCTCTGCCGGAACTTTACCTCGTTCCTGGAGTTCGGCCGCCCGGTGCTTGCCGCGGTCTCGAGGAAGACGTTCATCGGCGACCTGCTCGGCCGCCAGCCCGAAGACCGGCTCGCGGGCACGCTCGCGGTCACGACGATGCTCGTCTCGGCGGGAGCAGCCGTCGTGCGGAGCCACGACGTCGCCGAGACCGCCGATCTCCTGCGGGTCCATGCAACGATGAGGCAGACATGA
- the cofE gene encoding coenzyme F420-0:L-glutamate ligase, with translation MTTPSFSVYGLATPLLRPGDDVATHLLSSVERSPARNFEAGDVVVVAESALATAEGRVVKLGDIEPSAKALRLAEEYHMDPRHAEVVLRESDRIVGGIPGFLLCMKNGTLLPNAGIDASNAPEGSLVLLPLDPDASAARIRAAIAERSGADVAVIVVDSRTHAMRLGCSGVAIGCSGIPSVIDERGKKDLFGRELEVTKRAVADCIASAAELVMGEAGECVPAAVVRGIGLPVGDYAGVATIDASECLFMGVALHADPSLLVKGDRES, from the coding sequence ATGACGACACCTTCATTCTCGGTATACGGTCTTGCGACTCCCCTGCTCCGCCCCGGTGACGACGTCGCGACGCACCTTCTCTCGTCCGTCGAACGCTCGCCCGCCCGGAACTTCGAGGCGGGCGACGTCGTGGTCGTTGCGGAGTCCGCGCTCGCCACCGCCGAAGGCCGGGTCGTGAAGCTCGGCGATATCGAGCCGTCGGCAAAAGCCCTCCGGCTCGCCGAAGAATATCATATGGATCCCCGGCACGCCGAGGTGGTGCTCCGGGAGAGCGACCGGATCGTCGGTGGTATTCCCGGGTTCCTGCTCTGCATGAAGAACGGGACGCTCCTCCCGAACGCCGGGATCGACGCCTCGAACGCCCCGGAAGGGTCGCTCGTCCTCCTCCCCCTCGACCCGGACGCATCCGCGGCACGTATTCGTGCCGCGATCGCAGAGCGGTCGGGTGCGGACGTCGCGGTCATCGTCGTCGATTCCCGGACGCACGCGATGCGCCTCGGGTGCTCCGGGGTCGCCATCGGCTGTTCGGGCATCCCCTCGGTGATCGACGAGCGCGGGAAAAAAGATCTCTTCGGCCGCGAACTCGAGGTCACGAAGCGGGCGGTGGCGGACTGCATCGCGTCCGCCGCCGAACTCGTGATGGGAGAGGCGGGCGAGTGCGTCCCCGCGGCGGTGGTGCGGGGGATCGGGCTTCCCGTCGGCGACTACGCCGGGGTCGCCACGATCGACGCTTCAGAGTGCCTCTTCATGGGGGTCGCGCTGCACGCCGACCCGTCCCTTCTCGTCAAGGGCGATAGAGAATCCTGA
- the cofC gene encoding 2-phospho-L-lactate guanylyltransferase has protein sequence MYFHALIPFKPVNPKTRLSCILNQEEREAFARAMLEDVIAAVQKSGCSATLLCTHSFKHENALVAVRTEPLNDAINWALGQFHCPALIIMGDIPLVTAGDIQRLIRTEKDMSIVPGRGGGTNIIFLKKPRCFRADYYGASFLDHMRIAEECGFSVEVIDSFRMSTDIDEKEDLVEILIHGKGRRSREYLENSGFSIALDEKGRVGVQRDPHEEAL, from the coding sequence ATGTACTTCCACGCGCTCATCCCCTTCAAGCCGGTGAACCCCAAGACGCGCCTCTCCTGTATCCTCAACCAGGAGGAGCGGGAAGCGTTTGCCCGGGCGATGCTTGAAGACGTGATCGCCGCCGTGCAGAAGTCCGGGTGCAGCGCCACCCTGCTCTGCACCCACTCCTTCAAACACGAGAACGCCCTCGTCGCCGTCCGGACGGAACCGCTCAACGACGCCATTAACTGGGCGCTCGGCCAGTTCCACTGCCCGGCGCTCATCATCATGGGCGACATCCCTCTGGTGACGGCCGGGGACATCCAGCGGCTGATCCGGACGGAGAAGGACATGTCCATCGTGCCGGGCCGGGGCGGCGGGACGAATATCATATTCCTCAAAAAACCGCGGTGCTTCCGTGCCGACTACTACGGCGCGAGTTTCCTCGACCACATGCGGATTGCAGAAGAGTGCGGCTTCTCCGTCGAGGTGATCGATTCATTCAGGATGTCGACCGATATCGACGAGAAGGAAGACCTGGTCGAGATCCTCATCCACGGAAAAGGGAGAAGGAGCAGGGAGTACCTGGAGAACTCAGGATTCTCTATCGCCCTTGACGAGAAGGGACGGGTCGGCGTGCAGCGCGACCCCCATGAAGAGGCACTCTGA
- the cofG gene encoding 7,8-didemethyl-8-hydroxy-5-deazariboflavin synthase subunit CofG: protein MHRRVITFSKNAFLPLTTVCQNRCGYCCFRTPVREGCVMAPTEAIRTLEASAALGCTEALFTFGERPGAVPGFNEMLGRLGYADILDYVYHLSLAAIERDLLPHTNAGILTYAELDRLREVNASMGLMLETTADVPAHRNSPGKDPAVRIEMIENAGKLSIPFTTGILLGIGETEDDREESLRVIADLHRRYGHIQEVIVQNFCPKPGTAMEGAAVPGPDEIGAAISLAREILPADVAVQIPPNLADASRLIGCGVNDLGGVSPLTIDYVNPEHPWPQLDELRRIAGDAELRERLCIYPQYIEKGRYSPLLEPLIRRLAERIAAPGRDAGA, encoded by the coding sequence ATGCACCGGCGCGTGATCACCTTCTCAAAGAACGCGTTTCTTCCCCTGACGACGGTCTGCCAGAACCGCTGCGGCTACTGCTGTTTCCGCACTCCCGTGCGGGAAGGGTGCGTCATGGCACCCACTGAAGCAATCCGGACGCTGGAAGCGAGCGCGGCCCTCGGGTGCACGGAAGCGCTCTTCACCTTCGGGGAGCGGCCCGGCGCGGTGCCGGGCTTTAACGAGATGCTCGGGCGGCTCGGCTACGCGGATATCCTCGACTACGTCTACCACCTCTCCCTCGCGGCCATCGAGCGCGATCTGCTGCCGCACACCAACGCCGGCATCCTCACCTACGCCGAACTCGACCGCCTCCGCGAGGTGAACGCAAGCATGGGGCTGATGCTCGAGACGACCGCGGACGTTCCGGCGCACAGGAACTCTCCAGGGAAGGACCCGGCGGTCAGGATAGAGATGATCGAGAACGCCGGGAAGCTCTCGATACCGTTCACGACCGGCATCCTGCTCGGGATCGGCGAGACAGAGGACGACCGCGAGGAGTCGCTCCGGGTCATCGCCGACCTCCACCGGCGGTACGGCCATATCCAGGAGGTGATCGTCCAGAATTTCTGCCCGAAACCCGGGACCGCAATGGAGGGTGCGGCGGTTCCCGGCCCCGACGAGATCGGCGCGGCGATCAGCCTCGCACGCGAGATCCTTCCGGCAGACGTGGCTGTGCAGATACCCCCGAACCTTGCGGACGCATCCCGCCTCATCGGGTGCGGCGTCAACGACCTCGGCGGGGTCTCCCCGCTCACCATCGATTACGTCAACCCGGAGCACCCCTGGCCGCAGCTCGATGAACTCCGGCGGATCGCCGGCGATGCCGAACTCCGCGAACGGCTCTGCATCTACCCGCAGTACATCGAGAAGGGCCGGTACTCCCCCCTGCTCGAACCCCTCATCCGGCGGCTCGCGGAGAGGATTGCCGCACCCGGCCGGGACGCGGGTGCATAA
- the purC gene encoding phosphoribosylaminoimidazolesuccinocarboxamide synthase: protein MKQVDLLYTGKAKSVYRTDDPEVYIMKFRDDITAFDGEKKDTLEGKGRYNAEVSTFIFRYLEEHGIRTHYLASIESGVIAVRNLTMIPLEVIVRNVAAGSIVRNYPFREGEPLDPPLIVIDYKSDAHHDPMLNDELIYALGLATPEELDQIKAMALAINELLSDYLDLRGITLVDFKMEFGRYNGEIVVGDEISMDSMRLWDKETGTSLDKDVYRFGKGDVMETYAGVAKRILSPPWGEPA, encoded by the coding sequence ATGAAACAGGTTGACCTCCTCTACACGGGGAAGGCTAAATCCGTCTACCGCACCGACGACCCGGAAGTATACATCATGAAGTTCCGGGACGACATCACGGCGTTCGACGGCGAGAAGAAAGACACCCTGGAAGGGAAAGGGAGATACAACGCGGAAGTTTCGACCTTCATCTTCAGGTACCTGGAAGAGCACGGGATCCGGACGCATTACCTCGCGAGCATCGAGTCCGGCGTCATTGCCGTGCGGAACCTTACGATGATCCCGCTCGAGGTGATCGTGAGAAACGTCGCGGCCGGCTCGATCGTGCGCAACTACCCGTTCCGGGAAGGAGAGCCGCTCGACCCGCCGTTGATCGTCATCGACTACAAGAGCGACGCTCACCATGACCCGATGCTGAACGACGAACTGATCTACGCTCTCGGTCTCGCCACGCCTGAGGAACTCGACCAGATCAAGGCCATGGCGCTCGCGATAAACGAGTTGCTCTCGGATTACCTCGACCTGCGCGGCATCACCCTGGTCGATTTCAAGATGGAGTTCGGCCGGTACAACGGCGAGATTGTCGTCGGCGACGAGATCAGCATGGACTCGATGCGGCTCTGGGACAAAGAGACCGGGACGTCTCTCGATAAGGACGTTTACCGGTTCGGCAAAGGGGACGTCATGGAGACCTATGCCGGCGTCGCGAAACGAATCCTCTCCCCACCCTGGGGCGAGCCTGCATGA
- the purS gene encoding phosphoribosylformylglycinamidine synthase subunit PurS yields the protein MKYTVAITIGLKEGMLDPEARAIRHALANLMFPTDDLTTARLVRITLDAPDAVAAREEAARMCELLLANPIIHDYTIEVE from the coding sequence ATGAAATATACCGTAGCCATCACCATTGGACTCAAAGAGGGGATGCTCGACCCCGAGGCGCGTGCCATCCGGCACGCCCTCGCGAACCTGATGTTCCCGACCGATGACCTGACTACGGCGCGGCTGGTTCGGATCACGCTCGATGCACCGGATGCTGTGGCGGCACGGGAGGAGGCGGCACGGATGTGCGAGCTGCTCCTCGCGAACCCGATCATCCACGACTACACGATCGAGGTCGAGTGA
- a CDS encoding phosphoribosylformylglycinamidine synthase subunit PurQ — MLQFGGSNCDRDTHHVLADVCGVDTDRVRYKDGLSRLNREGRVAFRFCDEHGNVTPESNPNGSAEKIAGLLSEGNNVLAMMPHPERASVPVLGLDDGVKIFNSMIPYIEEYGRQRVVQ; from the coding sequence ATGCTACAGTTCGGCGGCAGCAACTGCGACCGGGACACCCACCACGTCCTCGCGGACGTCTGCGGGGTCGATACGGATCGGGTCCGGTATAAGGACGGACTTTCACGCCTGAACCGCGAAGGAAGGGTCGCGTTTCGGTTCTGCGACGAGCACGGCAACGTAACGCCGGAGAGCAACCCGAACGGGTCGGCGGAGAAAATCGCCGGTCTCCTCTCGGAGGGCAACAACGTGCTCGCGATGATGCCGCACCCCGAGCGGGCGAGCGTGCCCGTGCTCGGGTTGGATGACGGAGTCAAAATATTTAACTCGATGATACCCTATATCGAAGAGTACGGGCGCCAGCGAGTTGTACAATAG
- a CDS encoding ferredoxin-thioredoxin reductase catalytic domain-containing protein gives MSEEGIEEARTRAKEYAKEKGYILNVDEKQLGAVLRGLARNKERFGEAYCPCRLRSGDPEKDRIIVCPCIYHEKEIEEQGTCHCRLFFKKGE, from the coding sequence ATGAGTGAAGAAGGGATCGAAGAGGCGCGGACCAGGGCAAAAGAGTACGCGAAAGAGAAGGGCTACATTTTAAACGTCGACGAGAAGCAGCTCGGGGCGGTTCTCCGCGGGCTCGCCCGGAACAAGGAGCGGTTCGGGGAGGCATACTGCCCCTGCAGGCTCCGGAGCGGCGACCCCGAGAAGGACCGGATCATCGTCTGCCCCTGCATCTACCACGAGAAAGAGATCGAGGAGCAGGGCACCTGCCACTGCCGGCTGTTCTTCAAGAAGGGCGAATAA
- a CDS encoding ABC1 kinase family protein, which yields MVTRLRRYRQIADVLVKYGFGVLVEEVIPGAERLRVFRRPPEEKRSVYERIRLAIEELGPTYIKFGQIMSTRRELLPPDLIEELQKLQDRVAPVPFEEIRPVIMEYCPNLEECFDIIEEEPVAAASLSQVHRAVTRDGHVVALKVQRPGIVDLIETDLLILQSLVTRVESIFPDMRVYNLQGMMDEFSAQIRRELDFTQDGANAERLRRNLQDLECVKIPRVYWEISGPRLLAMDYVEGVRIDDVEAIRALGLFPEDIADTGFAAYVQQIFVDGFFHGDPHPGNLLVTELGEIVFLDYGIVGVLRLERRRVFVDFLLAMTRKDVAGVIAALGKLDVHINPADLDAVKDDLYLVMLDYREMKLERVNFAVAIRGLTDTLRRYHIRVPSTLMLMMKVIVMVMDVGTRLDPAFNFDQRVRPYLLEIAAQQRLSPDNVTGAVRSIVDAAEGLLAIPGNVNETLKTLSEGTVTLELENHDLDRIVGVIDRTSDKIIVGLVVAAVVVGSSLILRIADLPVPGYVSVLATLGYVFAVIVGFYAVYIVFRHSRGLRR from the coding sequence ATGGTCACCCGGCTCCGGCGCTACCGCCAGATAGCAGATGTGCTGGTCAAGTATGGTTTCGGAGTTCTCGTCGAGGAGGTCATTCCCGGGGCCGAACGGCTGCGGGTATTCAGGAGACCTCCCGAAGAGAAACGATCGGTATACGAACGGATCCGGCTTGCGATCGAGGAACTGGGGCCGACCTACATCAAGTTCGGCCAGATCATGAGCACCCGGCGAGAGCTCCTGCCGCCCGATCTGATCGAGGAACTGCAGAAACTCCAGGACCGGGTTGCCCCGGTTCCGTTTGAAGAGATCCGGCCGGTGATCATGGAGTACTGTCCGAACCTCGAGGAGTGTTTCGACATCATCGAGGAGGAGCCGGTCGCGGCGGCCTCCCTCTCGCAGGTGCACCGTGCGGTGACGAGGGACGGCCATGTCGTCGCACTCAAGGTGCAGCGCCCGGGGATCGTCGACCTCATCGAGACCGATCTTCTGATCCTGCAGTCGCTCGTGACCCGGGTGGAGTCGATCTTCCCGGACATGCGGGTATACAACCTGCAGGGTATGATGGACGAGTTCTCGGCCCAGATCCGGCGGGAACTGGACTTTACCCAGGACGGGGCGAACGCGGAGCGCCTCAGGCGGAACCTGCAGGATCTGGAATGCGTGAAGATTCCCCGGGTTTACTGGGAAATCTCCGGTCCCCGTCTGCTGGCCATGGACTACGTCGAAGGCGTGCGGATCGACGACGTGGAGGCGATCCGGGCCCTCGGCCTCTTCCCGGAAGATATCGCCGACACCGGGTTTGCCGCCTACGTCCAGCAGATCTTCGTCGACGGTTTCTTTCACGGCGATCCTCACCCGGGAAACCTTCTGGTGACCGAACTCGGGGAGATCGTCTTCCTCGACTACGGCATCGTGGGCGTCCTCCGCCTGGAGAGAAGGCGGGTCTTTGTCGACTTCCTCCTCGCCATGACCCGCAAGGACGTCGCAGGCGTGATCGCCGCGCTCGGAAAACTCGACGTGCATATCAACCCGGCGGACCTCGACGCCGTAAAGGACGACCTCTACCTCGTCATGCTGGATTACCGGGAGATGAAACTCGAGCGGGTGAACTTCGCCGTCGCGATCCGCGGCCTGACCGACACCCTCCGGCGGTACCATATCCGGGTGCCGTCCACCCTGATGCTGATGATGAAGGTGATCGTCATGGTTATGGACGTCGGCACCCGGCTCGATCCCGCGTTCAACTTCGACCAGAGGGTCCGGCCGTACCTGCTGGAGATTGCCGCGCAACAGCGTCTTTCCCCGGATAACGTGACGGGCGCGGTGCGGTCGATCGTGGACGCGGCGGAAGGCCTGCTTGCCATCCCCGGAAACGTGAACGAGACGTTAAAGACCCTCTCGGAGGGCACCGTCACGCTCGAGCTCGAGAACCACGACCTCGACCGGATCGTCGGCGTCATCGACCGGACGAGCGACAAGATCATCGTCGGGCTGGTGGTTGCCGCTGTCGTCGTGGGCTCGTCGCTGATACTCCGGATAGCCGATCTCCCGGTCCCCGGCTACGTCTCCGTTCTCGCGACGCTGGGTTACGTCTTCGCGGTGATCGTCGGGTTCTACGCGGTCTATATCGTCTTCAGGCACAGCCGGGGGCTTCGGCGATGA